In Arthrobacter sp. SLBN-112, a genomic segment contains:
- a CDS encoding DinB family protein gives MPIVPDEKDWTWVLSRPCPECSFDASTTTPATVPGIIESMLPRWRAVLRRPDAAERPDDQTWSPLEYACHVRDVFSLFDHRLNLMLAEDGARFDNWDQDLTAAEKDYANADPAEVSAQLAAEGHQAADSFAGVREEDWGRKGLRSNGSGFTVLTLAQYFLHDVVHHLHDVDG, from the coding sequence ATGCCTATCGTTCCTGATGAAAAGGACTGGACCTGGGTCTTGTCCCGGCCCTGCCCGGAATGTTCCTTCGACGCTTCCACCACGACCCCGGCAACCGTTCCCGGCATCATCGAAAGCATGCTGCCCCGGTGGCGGGCCGTGCTGCGCCGGCCGGATGCCGCTGAGCGCCCCGACGACCAAACGTGGTCGCCGCTGGAATACGCCTGCCATGTACGGGACGTCTTCAGCCTCTTCGACCACCGGCTCAACCTGATGCTGGCCGAGGACGGCGCCCGCTTCGACAACTGGGACCAGGACCTGACCGCGGCGGAAAAAGACTATGCCAATGCCGACCCGGCCGAGGTGAGTGCCCAACTGGCCGCCGAAGGACACCAGGCTGCGGATTCCTTCGCCGGTGTCCGGGAAGAGGACTGGGGACGGAAGGGGCTGCGCAGCAACGGATCCGGGTTCACGGTCCTGACGCTCGCCCAATACTTCCTGCACGACGTCGTCCATCACCTGCACGACGTCGACGGCTAG
- a CDS encoding DUF4192 family protein, producing the protein MLDFWELILARPAGAAWIPDAERDAFLRATLAVPTWRDAVLVMAAAGRNAAEAGAEHFGVLDDINDPGAGGDSAVSPPLAAPATWRDTSARLRKSGLDAATAPARLDRDGEPRGLTPAGCPAAGYGEILMGTAPEVPDWAALDVLDCVLEQLAGPGGRAGAAALTGRGWVAWCRGRGSYSAAYLGEALHLEPGYRLAELLLDIVARGTLCGWAARKEAAWQKFRGDPLAPGGGAVG; encoded by the coding sequence GTGCTCGACTTCTGGGAATTGATCCTGGCCAGGCCTGCCGGGGCTGCCTGGATCCCGGACGCTGAGCGCGATGCCTTCCTTCGCGCCACCCTCGCCGTTCCCACCTGGCGCGACGCCGTCCTGGTCATGGCGGCGGCGGGCAGGAACGCGGCGGAGGCAGGGGCGGAACATTTCGGCGTCCTGGACGACATCAATGATCCGGGTGCCGGCGGCGATTCCGCCGTGTCCCCGCCGCTGGCCGCTCCGGCCACATGGCGGGACACTTCAGCACGGTTGCGGAAATCGGGGCTCGACGCAGCCACGGCGCCCGCACGGTTGGACCGGGACGGTGAGCCTCGTGGGCTGACCCCCGCCGGTTGCCCCGCGGCCGGGTACGGCGAAATCCTGATGGGAACCGCCCCGGAGGTGCCTGACTGGGCGGCCCTGGACGTGCTGGACTGCGTCCTCGAACAACTGGCAGGGCCAGGCGGACGGGCGGGAGCTGCAGCCTTGACCGGCAGGGGCTGGGTGGCCTGGTGCCGTGGCCGCGGATCGTACTCGGCCGCCTACCTGGGGGAGGCACTACACCTTGAGCCCGGGTACCGGTTGGCGGAATTGCTGCTGGACATCGTGGCCCGCGGAACGCTCTGCGGCTGGGCGGCGCGGAAGGAAGCGGCCTGGCAGAAGTTCCGCGGAGATCCCTTGGCGCCAGGCGGGGGCGCGGTGGGCTGA
- a CDS encoding M56 family metallopeptidase, with translation MFWASYLLAVFAIVLAWPVPILLSRAQWPARSPFTAMLLWQAIALAGGLSMIGAMLVYGLEPIGDNLVAGLRALAGMVLFSAPTTALGFWHIFALSAAALLTAHLVFTLLLTYYKIQRQRRRHRELLALLASPSGQGTGTLVISHESPVAYCLPGGARSVTVLSDGLMAALEPAELRAVLIHENAHLSQRHHLLLWAFAAWRQALPWLPTTRLAQESVNSLIEMLADDVALRTESKATLIKAIAIVASGSAANSGTGNIRPSSPSLALSGLEAASVGPGSDAVRTAASRVSRLLTPQPQLPAAARSAVLAGCILLLALPTALLVVPGLLG, from the coding sequence ATGTTCTGGGCCTCGTACCTGCTGGCGGTCTTTGCGATAGTCCTTGCCTGGCCGGTGCCGATCCTCCTGTCGCGGGCACAATGGCCGGCAAGGTCGCCGTTCACGGCGATGCTGCTGTGGCAGGCGATCGCACTTGCAGGTGGCCTGTCCATGATCGGCGCCATGCTGGTCTACGGCCTGGAACCGATCGGCGACAACCTGGTTGCCGGCCTCCGGGCCCTTGCCGGCATGGTGCTTTTCAGCGCCCCCACCACCGCACTGGGGTTCTGGCACATCTTCGCCTTGTCCGCCGCGGCCCTGCTGACCGCCCACCTGGTTTTCACCCTGCTGCTCACGTACTACAAGATCCAGCGGCAGCGCCGGCGGCACCGCGAGCTCCTGGCCCTGCTCGCCTCACCGTCCGGGCAGGGAACCGGAACGCTGGTCATCAGCCACGAGTCCCCGGTGGCGTACTGCCTGCCGGGTGGGGCCCGCTCGGTGACCGTCCTGTCGGACGGCTTAATGGCCGCCCTCGAACCTGCCGAACTGCGCGCAGTGCTCATTCACGAGAACGCGCACCTGAGCCAACGGCACCACCTGCTGCTCTGGGCCTTCGCCGCCTGGCGGCAGGCGCTGCCCTGGCTGCCCACCACCCGGCTTGCACAGGAGTCGGTCAACTCACTCATCGAAATGCTGGCCGACGATGTCGCCCTGCGGACCGAAAGCAAAGCGACCCTGATCAAGGCCATCGCCATCGTCGCCAGCGGCTCGGCGGCCAATTCCGGCACCGGTAACATTCGGCCATCCTCACCCAGCCTGGCGTTGTCCGGGCTGGAGGCCGCCTCCGTGGGTCCGGGCTCGGACGCGGTCCGGACCGCGGCGTCCAGGGTCAGCCGCCTGTTGACGCCGCAACCCCAGTTGCCGGCCGCCGCCCGCAGTGCCGTCCTGGCCGGCTGCATCCTGCTGCTCGCACTGCCGACTGCTTTGCTCGTGGTTCCGGGGCTGCTCGGCTGA
- a CDS encoding DUF4192 family protein produces MTASERLTVRGPEDILGFIPHSLGYWPASSLVAMTLRGTTLGATLRLDLPGLETQVDPSAFARAVLRYLQSDVDADGSLLAVFTTDAGAAPPTAYDQLVREVQSVLDQAGMPVRDAWFVGDEYWRDAFCRDSSCCPLPGRPVQQIRDSMLNTEMVYRGSSIGAAPKTRTAPGPPLLARYVASVLEGGGRLDGGTGCPDPEQGTIQRRARLLGIDPGQACRGCLDPGR; encoded by the coding sequence ATGACAGCTTCAGAACGATTGACAGTGCGCGGCCCCGAAGACATCCTCGGCTTTATCCCGCATTCGTTGGGATACTGGCCGGCATCAAGCCTCGTGGCCATGACCTTGCGCGGCACAACACTGGGAGCCACGCTGCGGCTTGACCTTCCCGGGCTGGAAACGCAGGTGGACCCGTCCGCGTTCGCCCGGGCCGTCCTCCGCTACCTGCAGTCGGACGTCGATGCCGACGGCTCGCTGCTGGCCGTCTTCACCACCGACGCCGGGGCGGCACCGCCCACCGCGTACGACCAACTGGTCCGCGAGGTGCAATCTGTCCTGGACCAGGCCGGCATGCCCGTACGCGACGCCTGGTTCGTGGGCGACGAGTACTGGCGGGACGCGTTTTGCCGGGATTCTTCGTGTTGCCCGCTGCCCGGCCGCCCGGTGCAGCAGATCAGGGACAGCATGCTGAATACCGAGATGGTGTACCGGGGCAGCAGCATCGGGGCCGCGCCGAAAACCCGCACCGCGCCCGGGCCGCCGCTCCTTGCCAGGTATGTGGCCTCCGTCCTGGAGGGGGGAGGACGTCTGGACGGAGGAACTGGCTGCCCGGACCCGGAACAGGGCACAATTCAGCGCCGTGCTCGACTTCTGGGAATTGATCCTGGCCAGGCCTGCCGGGGCTGCCTGGATCCCGGACGCTGA
- a CDS encoding MFS transporter, which translates to MTAPRAWLIWTVGIFGYLVAVAQRTSFGVVGLEATERFHASASAISFFTVLQLLVYAGLQIPVGLLVDRFGSRAMIAGGAVLMGLGQLQLAFAESIPGGVLGRVLVGAGDAMTFISVIRLIPLWFAASRVPLVTQLTGMSGQLGQLFSVLPFAFVLHLSGWTPAFLMLAGMSALAVVLVLLLLQDVPPGTERPDARQGLKATGVSLARAWRQPGTRLGMWSHFTIQFSGTVFAMTWGYPFLISGQGLDAGTVAALMALYVAAAMAVGPFIGRFVSRHPLRRSTMVLLIAGTTAAAWAAVLLLPGRAPLWLLAMLVVVLAIGGPGSMIGFDFARTFNPAHRIGTATGIVNVGGFIAALVSIFLIGLVLDLLYATGFSQGALYGLDPFRLALSVQFVLLAVGSAAIVASRRKVRRQMAAQGIVVPPLRSALARQRRESLARRRQAAPTDD; encoded by the coding sequence GTGACTGCACCCCGCGCCTGGCTTATTTGGACCGTTGGAATTTTTGGGTACCTGGTGGCCGTGGCGCAACGGACCTCCTTCGGGGTGGTGGGACTTGAGGCCACCGAGCGCTTCCACGCCAGCGCCTCAGCTATCTCCTTCTTCACGGTCCTGCAGTTGCTGGTCTACGCCGGATTGCAGATCCCCGTTGGCTTGCTGGTGGACAGGTTCGGCTCGCGGGCCATGATCGCCGGCGGCGCTGTCCTGATGGGGCTCGGCCAGTTGCAGCTTGCCTTTGCCGAAAGCATTCCGGGCGGGGTCCTGGGGCGCGTGCTGGTGGGGGCCGGCGATGCCATGACCTTCATCTCCGTGATCCGGCTCATCCCGCTGTGGTTTGCGGCGTCCCGCGTTCCGCTGGTCACCCAGCTGACCGGCATGTCCGGCCAGCTGGGACAGCTCTTTAGTGTGCTTCCCTTCGCTTTCGTCCTGCACCTGTCGGGCTGGACCCCCGCCTTCCTGATGCTGGCCGGGATGTCAGCCCTCGCCGTCGTGCTGGTCCTCCTGCTGCTGCAGGACGTTCCCCCTGGCACCGAACGCCCGGATGCCCGGCAGGGGCTGAAAGCCACCGGCGTCTCGCTGGCCCGCGCCTGGCGCCAGCCCGGGACCAGGCTGGGAATGTGGAGCCACTTCACCATCCAGTTCAGTGGCACCGTGTTCGCCATGACCTGGGGCTACCCGTTCCTGATCTCCGGGCAGGGGCTGGATGCCGGGACCGTCGCGGCCCTGATGGCACTGTACGTAGCGGCCGCCATGGCCGTTGGCCCGTTCATTGGCCGCTTCGTTTCGCGCCACCCGCTGCGTCGCTCCACGATGGTCCTGCTCATTGCCGGTACCACAGCCGCGGCCTGGGCTGCGGTGCTGCTGTTGCCGGGGCGTGCCCCGCTGTGGCTGCTGGCAATGCTGGTGGTTGTCCTCGCGATCGGCGGCCCCGGTTCGATGATCGGCTTCGACTTCGCGCGGACTTTCAATCCGGCCCACCGGATCGGAACTGCCACAGGCATTGTCAACGTTGGCGGTTTCATTGCCGCCCTGGTGTCCATCTTCCTGATCGGCCTGGTGCTGGACCTGCTCTACGCCACCGGGTTTTCGCAGGGAGCCCTGTACGGCCTGGACCCGTTCCGGCTGGCCCTGAGCGTCCAGTTCGTACTGCTGGCGGTTGGCTCGGCCGCGATCGTGGCCTCCCGGCGGAAGGTGCGCCGGCAGATGGCGGCACAGGGGATCGTCGTGCCGCCGCTGCGCAGCGCCCTGGCACGGCAGCGCCGCGAGAGCCTGGCGCGCCGCCGGCAGGCGGCACCCACCGACGACTAA
- a CDS encoding BlaI/MecI/CopY family transcriptional regulator has protein sequence MASLGELERAVMDLLWAGQEAATANTLRDQLARASAAQGGAGHEGKELAVTTVLTVLSRLEKKGLVERERGTRPHRYQAVSSRADHTAELMHEVLGSAPDREAVLARFIGSVSEGEAATLRKLLGHL, from the coding sequence ATGGCTAGTCTTGGTGAACTGGAACGGGCGGTCATGGACCTGCTCTGGGCGGGCCAGGAAGCGGCTACGGCCAACACCCTGAGGGACCAGCTGGCGCGTGCGTCGGCGGCACAGGGCGGGGCGGGCCACGAAGGCAAGGAACTGGCTGTCACGACGGTACTCACCGTACTCTCCCGCCTGGAAAAGAAAGGGCTGGTGGAACGCGAACGCGGCACCCGCCCGCACCGCTACCAGGCCGTGTCCAGCCGTGCCGACCACACTGCCGAACTCATGCACGAGGTCCTTGGTTCAGCACCTGACCGCGAGGCTGTCCTCGCCCGCTTCATTGGATCCGTCTCCGAAGGTGAAGCCGCTACGCTGCGCAAACTGCTTGGTCACCTCTAG
- a CDS encoding DNA topoisomerase IV subunit B yields the protein MAPSSEYTARHLSVLEGLEAVRKRPGMYIGSTDSRGLMHCLWEIIDNSVDEALAGFGHDIRIILHADNSVEIHDDGRGIPIDKEPKTGLTGVEVVFTKLHAGGKFGGGSYTASGGLHGVGASVVNALSARLDVEVDRGGKTYKMSFRRGEPGRFKDTGSRLDPAAPFTPFVNDSVLDVTGKAKRGVTGTRIRYWADRQIFTPDAKFSYEDLAARARQTSFLVPGLKLTVRDERKLPGTPGEAGPHEEVFHHDGGISEFVEFLAADPAVTDVWRLHGSGKFKETVPVLDDRGHSQLAEVERDCEVDVALRWGIGYDSTVRSYVNIIATPKGGTHQSGFEQALVKTFRKAVETNARKLKAGNDKIDKDDIFAGLTAVLTVRLAEPQFEGQTKEILGTSAVRAIVSRVVEREISAKLTSSNRNDKAQSALLLEKIVSEMKSRISARVHKETQRRKNALETSSMPTKLADCRTDDVERSELFIVEGDSALGTAKLARSSDFQALLPIRGKILNVQKASVGDMLSNAECAALIQVVGAGSGRSFDISAARYGKVILMTDADVDGAHIRTLLLTLFFRYMRPMILEGRVFAAVPPLHRVEVINAGQKANEMIYTYSEAELHVLLARLAKEGKRYKEPIQRYKGLGEMDAEQLAETTMDPRHRTLRKVGIENAQQAEEIFDLLMGSDVSPRKDFIIAGASSLDRERIDA from the coding sequence GTGGCACCAAGCTCTGAGTACACCGCCCGGCACCTCTCCGTCCTGGAAGGGCTCGAAGCTGTCCGCAAGCGCCCGGGCATGTACATCGGCTCAACCGACTCGCGCGGCCTCATGCATTGCCTTTGGGAGATCATCGACAACTCGGTGGACGAGGCCCTGGCCGGCTTCGGCCACGACATCCGCATCATCCTGCACGCGGACAACTCCGTTGAAATCCACGACGACGGGCGCGGCATTCCGATCGACAAGGAACCCAAGACGGGGCTCACCGGCGTCGAAGTGGTCTTCACCAAGCTGCACGCGGGCGGAAAGTTCGGCGGCGGGTCGTACACCGCATCCGGCGGCCTCCACGGCGTCGGCGCGTCAGTGGTCAACGCACTCTCTGCACGCCTGGATGTGGAGGTGGACCGGGGCGGGAAGACCTACAAGATGTCGTTCCGGCGCGGCGAACCCGGCCGGTTCAAGGACACCGGGTCCAGGCTGGATCCGGCAGCGCCGTTCACGCCGTTCGTCAACGACTCTGTTCTTGACGTCACGGGCAAGGCCAAGCGCGGAGTCACGGGAACCCGGATCCGCTACTGGGCGGACCGGCAGATCTTCACCCCGGACGCGAAATTCTCCTACGAAGACCTCGCGGCCCGTGCCCGGCAGACCTCATTCCTGGTCCCAGGACTCAAGCTCACCGTGCGCGACGAGCGCAAGCTCCCGGGAACCCCCGGTGAGGCAGGCCCGCACGAGGAGGTGTTCCACCACGACGGCGGCATCTCCGAGTTCGTCGAATTCCTGGCCGCCGATCCGGCCGTTACCGACGTGTGGCGGCTGCACGGTTCCGGCAAGTTCAAGGAAACCGTCCCTGTCCTGGACGACCGGGGTCACAGCCAGCTGGCAGAGGTCGAACGGGACTGTGAAGTGGATGTGGCCCTTCGCTGGGGCATCGGCTATGACAGCACCGTCCGCAGCTACGTTAACATCATTGCCACCCCGAAAGGCGGCACGCACCAGTCCGGCTTCGAACAGGCCCTGGTCAAGACGTTCCGTAAAGCCGTGGAGACCAACGCCCGCAAGCTCAAGGCCGGCAACGACAAGATCGACAAGGACGACATCTTTGCCGGCCTCACCGCAGTCCTGACCGTCCGCCTCGCCGAGCCGCAGTTTGAGGGCCAGACCAAGGAAATCCTGGGCACCAGCGCCGTACGCGCCATCGTGTCCCGGGTGGTGGAACGGGAGATCTCCGCAAAGCTCACTTCCAGCAACCGGAACGACAAAGCACAGTCGGCCCTGCTGCTGGAAAAGATCGTCAGCGAGATGAAGTCCCGCATCTCGGCTCGCGTGCACAAGGAGACGCAGCGGCGCAAGAACGCCCTGGAAACCTCCTCGATGCCCACCAAGCTCGCTGACTGCCGCACGGACGACGTAGAACGCTCTGAACTGTTCATCGTCGAAGGCGACTCGGCCCTCGGCACCGCCAAACTCGCCCGCTCGTCCGACTTCCAGGCCCTGCTGCCCATCCGCGGCAAGATCCTGAACGTCCAGAAGGCATCGGTGGGGGACATGCTGTCCAACGCCGAATGCGCAGCCCTCATCCAGGTGGTGGGCGCCGGCTCCGGCCGCAGTTTCGACATCAGCGCCGCCCGGTACGGGAAAGTCATCCTCATGACCGACGCCGACGTGGACGGCGCCCACATCCGGACCCTGCTGCTGACCCTCTTCTTCCGGTACATGCGGCCCATGATCCTCGAAGGCCGGGTCTTCGCCGCGGTACCGCCGCTGCACCGGGTGGAGGTCATCAACGCCGGCCAGAAGGCCAACGAGATGATCTACACCTACTCCGAGGCCGAGCTCCATGTGCTGCTTGCGCGCCTGGCCAAGGAAGGGAAGCGGTACAAGGAGCCGATCCAGCGGTACAAGGGCCTGGGTGAGATGGACGCCGAGCAGCTGGCCGAGACCACCATGGACCCCCGCCACCGCACCCTGCGGAAGGTGGGCATCGAGAACGCCCAGCAGGCAGAGGAGATCTTCGACCTCCTGATGGGTTCGGACGTGTCCCCGCGCAAGGACTTCATTATCGCCGGAGCGTCCAGCCTGGACCGGGAGCGCATCGACGCCTGA
- a CDS encoding RNA polymerase sigma factor, with translation MTPSSTKKDSAAQDVVSPEEKQAATNAKRAATRAANKASSGEAAADGKREPKKRGPKPGAKAAAEAAGKSAAGDVDPDDVEEDIDDIVLEGPDAAEDADADPVKGAAGSGKGFVYSDADDDDAPVQQVMSAGATADPVKDYLKQIGKVALLNAEQEVDLALRIEAGLFAEEKIAADGDTMDPKYKRELEFIIHDGKRAKNHLLEANLRLVVSLAKRYTGRGMLFLDLIQEGNLGLIRAVEKFDYTKGFKFSTYATWWIRQAITRAMADQARTIRIPVHMVEVINKLARVQRQMLQDLGREPTPEELALELDMTPEKVVEVQKYGREPISLHTPLGEDGDSEFGDLIEDSEAVVPADAVSFTLLQEQLHSVLDTLSEREAGVVAMRFGLTDGQPKTLDEIGKVYGVTRERIRQIESKTMSKLRHPSRSQVLRDYLD, from the coding sequence GTGACCCCGTCTTCCACGAAGAAGGATTCTGCCGCCCAGGACGTCGTGTCCCCTGAGGAGAAGCAGGCCGCGACCAACGCCAAGCGGGCAGCTACGCGGGCTGCCAATAAGGCTTCGTCCGGCGAGGCTGCAGCGGACGGCAAGCGCGAGCCAAAGAAGCGCGGGCCCAAGCCCGGCGCCAAGGCTGCAGCAGAGGCTGCTGGAAAGTCCGCCGCCGGGGACGTTGACCCGGACGACGTCGAGGAGGACATCGACGACATCGTCCTCGAAGGCCCCGACGCGGCCGAGGACGCCGACGCCGATCCCGTCAAGGGGGCCGCCGGCAGCGGCAAGGGTTTTGTCTACTCCGACGCAGACGACGACGACGCCCCGGTCCAGCAGGTCATGTCCGCCGGCGCCACCGCCGACCCCGTCAAGGACTACCTCAAGCAAATCGGCAAGGTGGCACTGCTCAACGCCGAGCAGGAAGTCGACCTGGCGCTCCGGATCGAAGCCGGACTGTTCGCCGAGGAGAAGATCGCTGCCGACGGGGACACCATGGACCCCAAGTACAAGCGCGAACTCGAATTCATCATCCACGACGGCAAGCGCGCCAAGAACCACCTCCTGGAGGCCAACCTCCGCCTCGTGGTTTCCCTGGCCAAGCGCTACACCGGCCGCGGCATGCTCTTCCTGGACCTCATCCAGGAAGGCAACCTGGGCCTGATCCGCGCGGTGGAGAAATTCGACTACACCAAGGGCTTCAAGTTCTCCACGTACGCCACCTGGTGGATCCGGCAGGCGATCACCCGCGCCATGGCAGACCAGGCCCGCACCATCCGTATCCCGGTGCACATGGTTGAGGTCATCAACAAGCTGGCACGCGTCCAGCGCCAGATGCTGCAGGACCTCGGCCGCGAACCCACGCCCGAGGAACTGGCCCTGGAACTGGACATGACCCCGGAAAAGGTTGTCGAAGTCCAGAAGTACGGCCGCGAACCCATTTCGCTGCACACCCCCCTCGGTGAGGACGGCGATTCCGAGTTCGGCGACCTGATCGAGGACTCCGAGGCGGTGGTCCCTGCGGACGCCGTGAGCTTCACCCTTTTGCAGGAGCAGCTGCACTCGGTGCTGGATACGCTCTCCGAACGCGAAGCCGGCGTCGTGGCCATGCGGTTTGGCCTGACCGACGGACAGCCGAAGACTTTAGACGAAATCGGCAAGGTCTACGGCGTCACCCGCGAGCGGATCCGCCAGATCGAATCGAAGACCATGTCCAAGCTCCGCCACCCCTCGAGGTCGCAGGTGCTGCGCGATTACCTGGACTAA
- the cydB gene encoding cytochrome d ubiquinol oxidase subunit II gives MELLPTIWFIAIAVLWTGYLFLEGFDLGVGMLMKIFARNNTERRVLLNTVGPVWDGNEVWLLTAGGATFAAFPLWYASLFSALYLPLLVVLLALIFRAVAFEYRGKVDTDSWRNRWDWAIALGSFFAAFGVGAALALTTTGLPLNANGDRVGGPLAWFSGYALLGGAAVVGFSLLHALAFLALKTDGEVRHRARRWFVRFLPFLLLPIAAWALAVQFMDGKPWTWAAVLLAVAAAVIAWLLARAGSEGRAFLAMGAFLVLGTAAIFGAVFPVVLPSTLDSAFDLTISNASSSDYTLGLMSIVAALGLPLVIAYQAWTYWVFRRRVSADHIPEAHSFLPAVAAKAFTTKG, from the coding sequence ATGGAACTGCTTCCCACCATCTGGTTCATCGCCATCGCGGTGCTTTGGACCGGCTACCTCTTCCTGGAGGGCTTCGACCTGGGCGTCGGGATGCTGATGAAGATCTTCGCCCGCAACAACACCGAGCGCCGGGTGCTCCTGAATACAGTCGGACCCGTCTGGGACGGCAACGAGGTGTGGCTCTTGACCGCCGGCGGCGCAACCTTCGCGGCCTTCCCGCTCTGGTACGCCTCCCTGTTCTCCGCGCTCTACCTGCCCCTGCTGGTGGTCCTGCTGGCCCTGATCTTCCGTGCCGTGGCCTTCGAATACCGCGGCAAGGTGGACACCGACAGCTGGCGGAACCGGTGGGACTGGGCGATTGCGCTGGGGTCCTTCTTCGCGGCCTTCGGCGTGGGCGCCGCCCTGGCCCTGACCACCACCGGCCTGCCGCTGAACGCCAACGGCGACCGGGTAGGCGGCCCCCTGGCCTGGTTCAGCGGCTACGCCCTGCTGGGCGGTGCGGCCGTGGTGGGATTCTCCCTGCTGCACGCCCTGGCGTTCCTGGCCCTGAAGACCGACGGCGAGGTACGGCACCGTGCGCGCCGGTGGTTCGTGCGGTTCCTGCCGTTCCTGCTGCTGCCGATCGCAGCGTGGGCCCTTGCCGTCCAGTTCATGGACGGCAAGCCCTGGACCTGGGCCGCCGTCCTGCTGGCAGTGGCTGCGGCCGTTATCGCGTGGCTGCTGGCCCGGGCCGGTTCCGAGGGCCGGGCGTTCCTGGCAATGGGCGCCTTCCTGGTGCTGGGAACCGCTGCCATCTTCGGCGCCGTGTTTCCGGTGGTGCTGCCCTCCACGCTGGACAGCGCCTTTGACCTGACCATCTCCAACGCCTCCTCCTCGGATTACACCCTGGGCCTGATGAGCATCGTCGCCGCCCTTGGCCTTCCCCTGGTGATCGCATACCAGGCCTGGACCTACTGGGTCTTCCGCCGCCGCGTCAGCGCCGACCACATCCCGGAAGCCCACAGCTTCCTCCCGGCGGTGGCCGCCAAGGCGTTCACCACCAAGGGCTGA
- a CDS encoding cytochrome ubiquinol oxidase subunit I, producing the protein MDALEIARWQFGITTVYHFMMVPLTIGLGLVVAVIQTAWHRTGKPEYLRMTKFWGKLFLINFIMGVATGIVQEFQFGMAWSEYSRFVGDVFGAPLALEALLAFFVESTFLGLWIFGWKQLKPAIHLACLWVAVIGSALSAYFIIVANSWMQHPVGVEMVNGRPVMTDAWAVFTNNTALVAVPHTLFGALAVAGGFLLGIAWYHLWRRRHDGVDAVGADGRVIPGADARIPGRDRTDYSVWIRSLRIGAVVAMISFAGTAVTGDLQGKLMFQQQPMKMAAAEAACHDGTGFSVLSVGNVGSKNCDDVVAVIEVPGILSFLAKGDFTTEVKGVNSLLPEYKEKYGTTLPDNPIYGDRAGQEIQYVPVMEVTYWGFRMMIGFGGLAALAALVALWITRKGTVPESRWLMRLAVFGILAPFGANAAGWIFTEMGRQPFVVAPNPDPSGIDQVFMFTAAAVSPGVSAGELIASLVTLTAVYAVLLVVEVKLLVKYIRGGVVSAMPELAHAPADENEDQTPGAGGAGEAKPADDVLAFAY; encoded by the coding sequence ATGGACGCCTTGGAAATCGCACGCTGGCAATTCGGCATCACCACCGTCTACCACTTCATGATGGTGCCCCTGACCATCGGCCTGGGCCTGGTGGTAGCCGTGATCCAGACCGCCTGGCACCGGACCGGCAAGCCTGAGTACCTGCGGATGACCAAGTTCTGGGGGAAGCTCTTCCTCATCAACTTCATCATGGGGGTCGCCACCGGCATCGTGCAGGAGTTCCAGTTCGGCATGGCGTGGAGCGAGTACAGCCGGTTCGTGGGCGACGTCTTTGGCGCCCCACTGGCACTGGAAGCCCTCCTGGCCTTTTTCGTCGAGTCCACCTTCCTGGGGCTGTGGATCTTCGGCTGGAAACAGCTCAAGCCGGCGATCCACCTCGCGTGCCTCTGGGTGGCCGTCATCGGCTCAGCCCTCTCCGCCTACTTCATCATCGTGGCCAACAGCTGGATGCAGCACCCGGTGGGCGTGGAAATGGTGAACGGCCGGCCCGTCATGACCGATGCCTGGGCCGTGTTCACCAACAACACTGCCCTGGTGGCCGTCCCGCACACCTTGTTCGGCGCCCTCGCCGTTGCCGGCGGCTTCCTCCTTGGCATCGCCTGGTACCACCTGTGGCGGAGGCGGCACGACGGCGTCGACGCCGTGGGTGCCGACGGCCGGGTCATCCCCGGTGCGGACGCCCGCATCCCCGGCCGCGACCGCACCGACTACAGCGTGTGGATCCGGTCCCTGCGCATCGGCGCCGTGGTGGCCATGATCTCGTTCGCGGGCACCGCCGTCACCGGCGACCTCCAGGGCAAGCTCATGTTCCAGCAGCAGCCCATGAAGATGGCCGCCGCCGAGGCCGCCTGCCACGACGGCACGGGCTTCTCCGTCCTGAGCGTCGGCAACGTGGGCTCCAAGAACTGCGACGACGTCGTGGCGGTGATCGAAGTCCCCGGCATCCTCTCCTTCCTGGCCAAGGGTGACTTCACCACCGAGGTGAAGGGCGTCAACAGCCTGCTGCCCGAGTACAAAGAGAAATACGGAACCACCCTGCCGGACAACCCGATCTACGGGGACCGCGCCGGCCAGGAGATCCAGTACGTCCCAGTCATGGAAGTCACCTACTGGGGCTTCCGGATGATGATCGGCTTTGGCGGCCTCGCCGCGCTGGCTGCGCTGGTGGCACTCTGGATCACCCGCAAGGGAACGGTGCCGGAATCACGCTGGCTGATGCGCCTGGCGGTGTTCGGCATCCTGGCACCGTTTGGCGCCAACGCCGCCGGCTGGATCTTCACCGAGATGGGCCGCCAGCCGTTCGTCGTGGCCCCCAACCCGGACCCCAGCGGCATCGACCAGGTGTTCATGTTCACCGCTGCCGCCGTTTCACCGGGGGTCTCCGCGGGGGAGCTCATCGCTTCCCTGGTGACGCTGACCGCCGTCTACGCAGTCCTGCTGGTGGTGGAAGTGAAACTGCTGGTGAAATACATCCGGGGCGGCGTAGTCTCCGCGATGCCCGAACTCGCCCACGCACCGGCGGACGAAAATGAAGACCAAACCCCCGGCGCCGGTGGCGCCGGGGAAGCCAAACCTGCCGACGACGTCCTGGCCTTCGCCTACTAG